ACCGCTTCCGCTAAAATCACTACTTGAAGACGAAAGCGAACCACCAAGAGAAATGGTTGGATAAAAGCTTTTTTGCCTTACTTTATAATCATAAAAGCTAGAATTTATCTGCGAGATAAAAGATCTAATATCTGGGCGATTACTAAGTGCATAAACAGGCACGCTCATATCAACACCCATAAATTTGATATCAAGCAAAGCCTTGCCATCTAAATTTATAGTCTCATCTGGCTTTAAATAAAGTAAATTTCTTAAAATTTCTAAATTTGCAACTCTATCTTTTTTAAAATTTAGAATTTGATTTTGTAAATTTAGTATGCTTTTTTCTACTTCTAAAGCCTCCATCGGCATTGATTTTCCTAAATTTACCTTTAAATTTACGATATTTTTAAGGCTTTTATAGTTTTTTAAATTTTCATCTAAAAGCATCAAAGTATCTCTTAAATAAAGCTCCCTAAAATAGCTATCAACAACTAAATTTATAACATTTAACTTAGCTGCTTTTAAATCATAAATGCTAGCTTTTGCACTCCACTGGCTACTACTTACGCTGTCTTTGATTTTACCATACAGATCTAGTTCATAACTAATGCTTAAATTTGAGCTAAAACTATCTTTCCACTCCTGTGAAACGCTAATATCACGCCCACTTTCTACTCCCCACGAAGCCATAAAAGTTGGCAGCAAATCAGCTTTTATAAGCCCTACTCTAGCTAAAGCTTGAAGTGAGTTAAGTGCTGCTATTTCAAGCTCTTTATTTGCCACTAAAGCTCTATCAATAAGTAAATTTAAAGGCTTTTGGTCATACCCTAAATACCATTTTTCATTTATAGTAAAACTCTCATTTTCATCTATAAATTCCTGTACTTTATAGTTATCTACTGCTGTTTTTCCAGCACAGCCTACTAAAATAAACACTAAAAAAACTAAATTTATAAAATTTCTCATCTTTACTCCTGCGAAAGTGCATCAATGGGGTTTAGTTTGCTTGCATTTCTTGCTGGCAAATAACCAAAAACTACCCCTATAAAACTAGATGTTATTAACGCTACTAAAGCTGGCGTAAGGCTAAATTTCATATAAAAGTCAATATTTAAGTTATTAAATAAAAAACCAATTGCATACGCTAATCCAAGCCCAATAACTCCACCTATAACACACAAAAGTACCGCTTCAATCAAAAACTGCATCAAAATATCGCTTTGTTTTGCACCAACTGCCATTCTAATGCCAATCTCTTTAGTTCGCTCTGTAACGCTTACTAGCATAATATTCATAACTCCAATACCACCAACTATAAGAGATATCAAAGCAACACCTGATATTAAAATTCTCATAGTATTTGTCGTAGCCTCAACAGTTTGGCGAATCGTATCTGAATTTCTTGTATAAAAGTCCTTTTTACCATGCTTTGCAACTAACAAATCAGTAAGTCTTGTCTCAGCAACTTGCGGGTTGGCACTATCTTTTACTTTAACAGTTATGCTTTGGACATTTCTATCGCCTGTGATTTTATTTACCACAGTAGAAAAAGGTGCATAAGCTCTTAAAACATCACTACTTCCAAACATAGTATCATTTTCTTTTACAACGCCTATTACCTTAAATGGCTGACGCTCAAAAAATAGCACCTTATCAAGTGGATTTTCATTTTTAAAAAAGCTATTTTTAGTATTTTCATCAATTATTAAAACCGAATTTGACTCATCTATGTCAGCCTTACTAAAGCCTCTACCATGTGATAACTCAAGCCCATTAACTTCTAAATAGTGAAGCCCTCCACCTCTTAAATTTCCATTTAAGCTTTGGTTTTTATAAGTCAAAACACCAGTACTTGATGTATTTGGTGTGGAGTAGTCAAGATATGGCTGTTTATTTAACAAATCAGAATCACTAACCGATAAGCTTTTTACCTGATTTACTCGCCTGTCACCAAAACTTTTACCAGGAAAAACAGTAATTGTATTTGTCCCAATAGCGCGAATTGAAGATAAGATTTTCTCTTGAGAACCCTTTCCAAGAGCTACGACGCATATTACTGAACTAATGCCAATAATAATGCCAAGCATAGTTAAAAGCGAGCGAAGTTTATGGCTAAATATCGCTCCAACTGACATCTTAAAACTCTCAGTAAGTGAGCTTTTAAAGGCTGGAATTTTGTTTATTTTACTCTTTTGTCTGCTTTTTAACTCATAAATTTTATCATCTTTTTTCTCATCTTTTATAATTCGTCCATCTTTTATCTCTATTATTCTATTTGCATAGTTTGCGACATTTAAATCATGAGTTACAAGTATTATCGTGTGACCTTTTTTGTGTAAATTTGTAAGGTTATCCATGACCATAAGCCCGCTTTTAGAATCCAGTGCTCCAGTTGGCTCATCTGCTAAGATAATCTCACCACCATTCATCAAAGCTCTTGCTATGCTTACTCTTTGCTGCTGTCCACCGCTTAATTTATTTGGTATATTTTGGCTTTTATCACCTAAATCTAAAGAGTTTAATAAATTTAAAGCTCTTTTTTCTCTTTTGTTTTTATCTATACCGTCATAAACCGCAGGTAAAGCTACATTGCTAAGGGCTGAAAGAGATGGTATTAGGTTATATCTTTGAAATACAAAACCAAATTTCTCTCTTCTAAGAGAAGCTAACTCATCAGAACTAAAATGGCTTATATCTTTATTATTCATTAGATACTTTCCATTTGTTGGCGTATCAAGACAGCCGATAATATTCATAAGAGTTGACTTACCGCTTCCACTTTGTCCAATGATAGCTACAAATTCACCCTTTTTTATACTAAGATCTATATCTTTTAAGACTCTAACGCTATTCTCACCAAGCGTAAATTTTTTATTTATGCCTTTTAACTCTATCAATGTACCATTCCACCACTTCTTTTCATAGATGATCTTTTATCAACTTCAGTGCTATCGCCTAATATAACTTTATCATCGCTTTTTAGACCACTTTTTATCTCTACATAAAAACCATCAGTTATACCTAAATTTACCTCTTTTTTAACTCTTTTTTCATGCTCTAAATTTCCAACTAATATATCTACGAAATCTTTATCATCTTCTTTATAAACTGCGCTTTTTGGTATATACATCGTATCAATACTTTCATCTATTATGATCTCATTTTGTGTTGTCATGCCTATTTTTAGGAAGTTATCACTATTATCTATATATGATTTTGCGTAGTAATATACTGCTTTGTTTGAAGTTGTTGAGCTGCTTCTTGAAAGAGTTCCATCACTAAGAGATGTCATTGCTGGATCGATTTTATTAATAATGGACTCTTTTTTTATATTTGGGTTTGCAAGTATTGAGTAGCGAATTTTAAGACCTTCTTTTATCTTTGGAAGATCTCCTTCAGCAACTTCAAGATTGATTTGTAATTTTGTTAAATCAGCTATTTGAACGATAACTGGAGTTGTCTGGTTGGCATTTACTGTTTGACCCTCTTTAACTATGGTTGAAACTATCGTTCCATCAATTGGTGCTGTGATTTTTGTATAGCTTAAATTTGTCATAGCTGTATCAAGGTCGATTTGATTTTGTTTTATTTTTGCATTTATTTGAGTAACTTGTGAAATTTTAAGAGCTGCTTCGTTTTGAGCCATCTCAAGACTCTCTTTTGAAGTTGCGTTTCTTTTAAAGAGTTTTTCCTCTCTTTTAAGCTTACTAACTGCTATATCTTTAGCAATTTGTGTAGCGTTTAAGTCTGCTAATAAACTCTCATACTCAGCGATTTTCTTATCGACTTCATTTCTTTGTCTGATATCTTCTATTTGAGCTATCATATCGCCTTTTTTAACCATATCTCCGATATCAACATATAGCTTTTCTATACGCCCACTAACTTGAGCACCGATGTCAATTAAGTCCATTGCATTTACTTCTCCAGTTGCCACTACTGAATTTACAAAGTCACCTTTTATAGGCGTTGTGGTAAGATATCTTATCTCATCACTACTTTTTATAAATTTAAAATATATAAACCCACCAATACAGGCTAAGAGTAGAGTGATAAATAGTGTTTTTTTCATAATTATCCTTTGTTTGAAAATGATACTAAAAAAATATAAATTTAATGTGAAATTTGCCAACACCTTTAAAGATATAATATTTTTCTTCAATATAACCATTTCTTTAACTAATTTTTGGTAAAATGCTGTATTTTTACAATTTTAAGGTTAGAAATGAGTAGCGTTTCAGTAGTTATTTTAGCAGCAGGTTTTGGCACTAGAATGAAATCAAACAAGGCAAAAGTGCTTTTTGATATAAGTGGTGAGCCGATGATATGTCATATTTTAAGAAAAGCTTATGATATAAGTAGCGATGTAAGTGTGGTTTTAAACTACCAGTTTGAAGAGGTTAAAGAGGCTGTTTTATCAAAATTTCCTAATACTAAGATTTACCGCCAAGACGTAGAAAATTTCCCCGGAACAGCTGGTGCTTTAAAAGGTCTGAAATTTAGTAAAGATAAAACTATCGTGCTTTGTGGCGATATGCCCTTAATAAAAACCGAGGAGTTAAAAAATTTAGCCAAAAGTAGCTCAGACTTGACCGTAGCAGTTTTTAAAGCAAAAAATCCACACGGATATGGTAGAGTTATCACTCAAAATGGTGAAATTTTAAAGATAGTAGAAGAAAAAGACGCTAATGAAAGCCAAAAAGAAGTTGATGTAGTAAATAGTGGATGTTATGCTTTTGACACTGAAGTATTAGCTCAAATTTTACCTAAAATTTCAAACAATAATGCTCAAAATGAGTACTATTTAACTGATACAATTTCATTAGCTAAAACATCAGGCTATAAATGCACAACTGTGCTAGTTGATGAACAAAATTTCATGGGCATAAATGATAAATTTACTCTAAGCATAGCAGAAAACATAATGCAAGATGAGATTAAAAAAAATTTAATGAAAGCAGGCGTTAAAATGCGTTTACCAAACACTATCTACATTGACTCAAGAGCGAAATTTGAAGGAGAGTGCGAACTAGAAGAAAATGTAAGCATTATAGGGGAGTGTTTTATAAAAGATAGCAAAATAAAAAGCTCAACCGTTATAGAAAGTAGTGAAATTTACTCTTCTAGTATAGGTCCACTTGCTCATATCCGCCCAAAATGCGAGATAAAAAACTCTCATATAGGAAATTTTGTAGAGTTAAAAGCAGCTAAAGTTGACGATATAAAAGCTGGGCATTTAAGTTATCTGGGTGATTGTGAGATAGGAAGTGGCACAAATATTGGGTGTGGAACGATAACTTGCAATTACGACGGCAAGGCTAAATATAAAACCATAATAGGAAAAAATGTTTTTGTTGGAAGCGATACGCAACTTGTCGCACCTGTAAAAATAGAAGATGATGTGATAATAGCAGCTGGTTCAACCGTGACAAAAGACGCTAAAAGCGGTGATTTGGTTATATCACGATCAACACAAGTAAATAAAGATGGATTTTACTATAAATTTTTTGGAGATAAAAATGTTAAAAAATAAGAAAATTTTACTAGCGGTTTGTGGAAGTATAAGCTTTTACAAATCATATGAGATTATCTCAAAACTTAAAAAACTAGGTGCAAGTGTATATGTAACGATGAGCGATGGAGCTATGAAATTTGCAACACCTGAGAGTTTTGAAGCAGTCAGCGGACACAAAGTAGCTTGTTCAAAAACACATAGTTGGTGTGATGGTGTAAATCACATAGAGTACTCTAAATTTGATCTAGTTTTAATAGCTCCAGCTACAGTTAATACCATAAATAAATTAGCTCATGGAATTTGCGATTCTATATTTCTTGATATATTAGTTGCTTCAAGCGGTGTTCCTTTGCTAATAGCACCAGCAGCAAATGAAAGGATGTTAAACCACTTTAGCTTTAAACGCTCTATTGAATTTTTACAAGAAAATGGTGCTAAGATAATACAACCAGTTAAAAAAGAGCTAGTTTGTGGAGAGATTGGAAAAGGTGCTTTATCAAATGTAGATGATATTATATATGCTGTTATAAGAGAATTTTTAAAAGATGACTACTACCTTGGCAGAACTGTTGTAATAACAGGTGGTCCAACAACAGAAAAGATAGATGATGTAAGAGTTATAAGCAATCTCTCAAGTGGCAAAATGAGCAAGGCTTTAGCTGATACATTTTACTATCTTGGAGCAAATGTTGTATTTATCACAAGTGTAGAATTTGATGCACCTTATAAAATAGTTAAATTTGATAGCTCTTTTGGACTTCAAAGTGCACTTGGAACACAGAAATTTAACAAAGGCGACATATTGGTTATGGCAGCAGCTGTGAGTGATTTTATCCCAAATAAAGTAAAAGGTAAGCTATCTAAAGATGATACGGCTGGGGTTTT
The sequence above is a segment of the Campylobacter corcagiensis genome. Coding sequences within it:
- the glmU gene encoding bifunctional UDP-N-acetylglucosamine diphosphorylase/glucosamine-1-phosphate N-acetyltransferase GlmU, with product MSSVSVVILAAGFGTRMKSNKAKVLFDISGEPMICHILRKAYDISSDVSVVLNYQFEEVKEAVLSKFPNTKIYRQDVENFPGTAGALKGLKFSKDKTIVLCGDMPLIKTEELKNLAKSSSDLTVAVFKAKNPHGYGRVITQNGEILKIVEEKDANESQKEVDVVNSGCYAFDTEVLAQILPKISNNNAQNEYYLTDTISLAKTSGYKCTTVLVDEQNFMGINDKFTLSIAENIMQDEIKKNLMKAGVKMRLPNTIYIDSRAKFEGECELEENVSIIGECFIKDSKIKSSTVIESSEIYSSSIGPLAHIRPKCEIKNSHIGNFVELKAAKVDDIKAGHLSYLGDCEIGSGTNIGCGTITCNYDGKAKYKTIIGKNVFVGSDTQLVAPVKIEDDVIIAAGSTVTKDAKSGDLVISRSTQVNKDGFYYKFFGDKNVKK
- a CDS encoding efflux RND transporter periplasmic adaptor subunit — protein: MKKTLFITLLLACIGGFIYFKFIKSSDEIRYLTTTPIKGDFVNSVVATGEVNAMDLIDIGAQVSGRIEKLYVDIGDMVKKGDMIAQIEDIRQRNEVDKKIAEYESLLADLNATQIAKDIAVSKLKREEKLFKRNATSKESLEMAQNEAALKISQVTQINAKIKQNQIDLDTAMTNLSYTKITAPIDGTIVSTIVKEGQTVNANQTTPVIVQIADLTKLQINLEVAEGDLPKIKEGLKIRYSILANPNIKKESIINKIDPAMTSLSDGTLSRSSSTTSNKAVYYYAKSYIDNSDNFLKIGMTTQNEIIIDESIDTMYIPKSAVYKEDDKDFVDILVGNLEHEKRVKKEVNLGITDGFYVEIKSGLKSDDKVILGDSTEVDKRSSMKRSGGMVH
- a CDS encoding MacB family efflux pump subunit; the protein is MIELKGINKKFTLGENSVRVLKDIDLSIKKGEFVAIIGQSGSGKSTLMNIIGCLDTPTNGKYLMNNKDISHFSSDELASLRREKFGFVFQRYNLIPSLSALSNVALPAVYDGIDKNKREKRALNLLNSLDLGDKSQNIPNKLSGGQQQRVSIARALMNGGEIILADEPTGALDSKSGLMVMDNLTNLHKKGHTIILVTHDLNVANYANRIIEIKDGRIIKDEKKDDKIYELKSRQKSKINKIPAFKSSLTESFKMSVGAIFSHKLRSLLTMLGIIIGISSVICVVALGKGSQEKILSSIRAIGTNTITVFPGKSFGDRRVNQVKSLSVSDSDLLNKQPYLDYSTPNTSSTGVLTYKNQSLNGNLRGGGLHYLEVNGLELSHGRGFSKADIDESNSVLIIDENTKNSFFKNENPLDKVLFFERQPFKVIGVVKENDTMFGSSDVLRAYAPFSTVVNKITGDRNVQSITVKVKDSANPQVAETRLTDLLVAKHGKKDFYTRNSDTIRQTVEATTNTMRILISGVALISLIVGGIGVMNIMLVSVTERTKEIGIRMAVGAKQSDILMQFLIEAVLLCVIGGVIGLGLAYAIGFLFNNLNIDFYMKFSLTPALVALITSSFIGVVFGYLPARNASKLNPIDALSQE
- a CDS encoding TolC family protein; translation: MRNFINLVFLVFILVGCAGKTAVDNYKVQEFIDENESFTINEKWYLGYDQKPLNLLIDRALVANKELEIAALNSLQALARVGLIKADLLPTFMASWGVESGRDISVSQEWKDSFSSNLSISYELDLYGKIKDSVSSSQWSAKASIYDLKAAKLNVINLVVDSYFRELYLRDTLMLLDENLKNYKSLKNIVNLKVNLGKSMPMEALEVEKSILNLQNQILNFKKDRVANLEILRNLLYLKPDETINLDGKALLDIKFMGVDMSVPVYALSNRPDIRSFISQINSSFYDYKVRQKSFYPTISLGGSLSSSSSDFSGSGELDFLSGSIRINLPFLDYNRLKANLKISELEFEKRVATYKNALYKALNEVSRFYSDYTNSLLRLENSSKISSNAAKLSSLYYTRYTLGKAELKDYLEAKNAEISAKTSLINEKYKALQSEISVYKAMAGKFESKY
- the coaBC gene encoding bifunctional phosphopantothenoylcysteine decarboxylase/phosphopantothenate--cysteine ligase CoaBC — its product is MLKNKKILLAVCGSISFYKSYEIISKLKKLGASVYVTMSDGAMKFATPESFEAVSGHKVACSKTHSWCDGVNHIEYSKFDLVLIAPATVNTINKLAHGICDSIFLDILVASSGVPLLIAPAANERMLNHFSFKRSIEFLQENGAKIIQPVKKELVCGEIGKGALSNVDDIIYAVIREFLKDDYYLGRTVVITGGPTTEKIDDVRVISNLSSGKMSKALADTFYYLGANVVFITSVEFDAPYKIVKFDSSFGLQSALGTQKFNKGDILVMAAAVSDFIPNKVKGKLSKDDTAGVLTLNFRKNIDILTSVDVDGIKKIGFKLEVDEKTALENAKNMLKIKKLDAVCLNVLLGNVKFGSDVTKISFITDKKVVEIAENSKEKVAFEIANLIKSI